A genomic stretch from Desulfatiglans sp. includes:
- a CDS encoding lytic transglycosylase domain-containing protein: MFICMLQYMFTLQVNHFDILSFNKNQEPVVAMQRLEEKPAEPSIDEFFTNQIAQSESLYIPIIFEAANEHDVELEMVRAIIMAESRYNNSSVSRKGAKGLMQLMPGTAKYLGVKDILDPEENIHAGVRYFKSLLERFDGDVELALAAYNAGATNVRRHNGVPPFRETQKYIKKVLAYQAFYKNGPVNESQMVQADTSVDTKSL, from the coding sequence ATGTTTATTTGTATGCTCCAGTATATGTTTACTCTCCAGGTAAATCACTTTGATATCCTTTCATTTAATAAAAACCAGGAACCTGTGGTTGCTATGCAACGCCTGGAAGAAAAACCAGCAGAACCTTCCATTGATGAATTCTTCACAAACCAGATAGCGCAGTCTGAATCTTTGTATATCCCGATTATATTTGAGGCTGCAAACGAGCATGATGTGGAGCTTGAAATGGTAAGGGCAATAATAATGGCAGAGTCACGTTATAATAACAGCTCTGTTTCACGCAAGGGCGCAAAGGGGCTGATGCAGCTTATGCCAGGGACAGCAAAATATTTAGGCGTAAAAGATATCCTTGATCCTGAAGAAAACATACATGCAGGGGTAAGATATTTTAAGTCCCTGCTTGAGCGTTTTGATGGAGATGTTGAGCTCGCATTAGCAGCATACAATGCAGGCGCCACTAATGTAAGAAGACATAATGGTGTACCGCCATTCAGGGAGACTCAAAAATATATCAAGAAGGTTCTTGCATACCAGGCATTCTATAAGAATGGCCCTGTAAATGAATCTCAAATGGTACAGGCAGATACGTC
- a CDS encoding methyltransferase domain-containing protein translates to MMNNAEFTIKDINFLSRSFQQSRVFLTSFELGIFTILGDADKASEEIAKEINTDLRATDRLLNALCVTGAIEKVNNRFKNSDAAKKYLVKGMPDYQAGMMHSVNLWDSWSNLTMSVKSGSAVNQNSVEERDEKWFKPFIAAMHNRAFAEAPSLIAEIDLTNVEKVLDVGGGSGAYSMAFARAGEHIRATVFDLPNVITLTEQYVRDAGLEAKVNTIPGDFNTDELPTGYDLVFLSAIIHMNSPEQNIVLIKKAGRALNRGGRVVISDFIMDDDRISPAFGAFFALNMLVNTKSGDTYTESEIKVWFKEAGIAFVERRETPSTGLIIGCKI, encoded by the coding sequence ATGATGAATAATGCCGAATTTACCATAAAAGATATCAATTTTTTGTCACGATCATTCCAGCAGAGCAGGGTATTCCTTACCTCATTTGAACTCGGGATTTTTACAATCCTGGGTGATGCGGATAAGGCTTCAGAAGAGATAGCAAAAGAGATAAATACAGACTTAAGGGCAACAGACCGCCTACTGAATGCCTTATGTGTTACCGGTGCGATAGAAAAGGTAAATAACAGGTTCAAAAATTCGGATGCAGCTAAAAAGTATCTTGTAAAGGGAATGCCTGATTATCAGGCAGGAATGATGCATTCTGTTAACCTGTGGGATTCATGGAGCAACCTCACCATGTCTGTAAAATCGGGTTCTGCTGTAAACCAGAACTCTGTTGAGGAGAGGGATGAGAAATGGTTTAAGCCATTTATTGCCGCAATGCACAACAGGGCATTTGCCGAGGCCCCATCACTTATAGCAGAGATAGATCTCACAAATGTGGAAAAGGTGCTTGATGTGGGTGGCGGTTCAGGCGCGTATTCAATGGCCTTTGCCAGGGCAGGGGAGCATATACGCGCTACAGTCTTTGACCTTCCTAATGTAATCACCCTTACTGAACAATATGTAAGGGATGCCGGGCTTGAAGCAAAGGTAAATACCATCCCCGGTGATTTTAATACCGATGAACTGCCGACCGGGTATGACCTTGTCTTTCTCTCGGCGATTATCCATATGAATTCACCTGAGCAGAATATCGTCCTTATTAAAAAAGCGGGCAGGGCATTAAACAGGGGTGGAAGGGTGGTAATCTCAGACTTTATCATGGATGATGATCGTATCTCCCCGGCCTTCGGGGCATTCTTTGCACTCAATATGCTGGTCAATACAAAATCCGGTGACACATATACAGAGTCTGAGATAAAGGTGTGGTTTAAAGAGGCAGGCATTGCATTTGTTGAAAGGAGGGAGACCCCATCCACAGGGCTGATAATCGGCTGTAAGATATAA
- a CDS encoding xylose isomerase, producing MMKKSYHSLCAWTFNAGKGGFTPYDTRAAWSGDKLDTVGKIKLINEQIRPRLPGDIELGFEIHYDYEYCEDNAKAIADALCENNIALAMVTPGAHRHFPYGGICSPDPVERKAANAYGARSVELAYKDLKKAWHKDVPPTFVLWNGSYGYDLASTGIQKMYQYLKEGVAGLCRLEKSLGGELYIAIEPKPNEGYPAMFLPTVASAIVFWKKLEQEYGIDISKNGVNKEFGHSEMIGLDHIYDTVEEIDNNMLMHMHVNSQGYNDGIILGGPGKFDIDHGARINGMNIAIAGLIDQAGFNRWKGHDMQVRAHDTEEQGIDRVVRSVLSWEACERAASDLDYNLLWQYLVKRETAKAEDLMRDSVVRACKYFNEVYVK from the coding sequence ATCATGAAAAAATCATATCACAGTCTGTGCGCATGGACATTCAATGCAGGTAAGGGAGGTTTCACCCCCTATGATACACGCGCAGCATGGTCCGGGGACAAACTTGACACAGTTGGAAAGATAAAACTTATAAATGAACAGATCAGGCCCAGACTGCCTGGAGATATAGAACTCGGCTTTGAAATACATTATGACTATGAATACTGTGAAGATAATGCAAAGGCCATTGCAGATGCCCTGTGTGAAAACAATATCGCGCTTGCCATGGTTACACCGGGCGCACACAGGCATTTCCCCTATGGCGGCATATGCTCGCCTGATCCGGTAGAGAGAAAGGCTGCAAATGCATATGGCGCAAGGTCTGTTGAGCTGGCATATAAAGATCTGAAAAAGGCATGGCACAAGGATGTCCCTCCAACATTTGTGCTGTGGAACGGGTCATACGGTTATGACCTTGCCTCAACAGGGATACAGAAGATGTATCAGTATCTCAAGGAGGGTGTTGCCGGGCTGTGCAGGCTCGAAAAATCCCTTGGCGGAGAGCTCTATATCGCAATAGAACCAAAACCCAATGAGGGATACCCTGCCATGTTCCTGCCCACGGTTGCAAGCGCCATTGTATTCTGGAAAAAGCTTGAACAGGAGTATGGTATTGATATTTCAAAAAATGGGGTCAACAAGGAGTTCGGACACTCCGAGATGATAGGCCTTGATCATATCTATGATACAGTGGAAGAGATAGATAATAACATGCTTATGCACATGCATGTAAACAGCCAGGGATACAATGACGGCATCATACTGGGCGGCCCGGGCAAATTTGATATTGATCACGGCGCAAGGATAAACGGCATGAACATCGCCATTGCAGGGCTAATAGATCAGGCAGGGTTCAACCGCTGGAAAGGTCATGATATGCAGGTGAGGGCGCATGATACAGAGGAACAGGGCATAGACAGGGTTGTAAGAAGCGTCCTGAGCTGGGAGGCATGTGAAAGGGCAGCAAGTGACCTGGACTATAACCTCTTATGGCAATACCTTGTTAAGAGAGAGACCGCAAAGGCAGAAGACCTGATGAGGGACTCTGTTGTGCGCGCATGCAAGTACTTTAATGAGGTGTATGTGAAATAA